A genomic stretch from Orcinus orca chromosome 14, mOrcOrc1.1, whole genome shotgun sequence includes:
- the LOC117199880 gene encoding zinc finger protein 33B-like isoform X1: MFECDVCGKTFYKKSNLTKHQKVHTGEKPYARDEREKSFCHKSGHTIHQRIHTGGKPYECNEFGKSFCQNSALTVHQRIHNRERPHECNDCDKTFHKKSVLTAHQRTHTGERPYACKECGKSFGHRPALTVHQRTHTRDKPYKCNECGKSFCVKPKLTVHLRLHTGEKPYECKECGKTFYQKSKLTVHQRTHTGEKPYKCDECQKTFCEKSTLNRHQRTHTGEKPYGCKECRKTFFQKSALTVHQRTHTGEKPYGCNECGKTFCQKSHLSKHQRTHTEEKSCMAETGCLYTQTHFLFLWGTQLACISQPSFTVGGTI; this comes from the coding sequence atgtttgaatGTGATGTATGCGGTAAAACGTTCTATAAAAAGTCTAATCTCACTAAACATCAGAAAGtacacactggagagaaaccctatgcaCGTGATGAACGTGAGAAATCCTTCTGCCATAAATCAGGCCATACTATTCATCAGAGAATCCACACTGGGGGAAAGCCCTATGAATGTAATGAATTTGGGAAATCATTCTGCCAGAATTCAGCCCTCACTGTTCATCAAAGGATTCACAATAGGGAGAGACCTCATGAATGCAATGATTGTGATAAAACCTTCCATAAGAAGTCAGTACTCACTGCACATCAGAGAACTCACACAGGAGAGAGACCTTATGCatgtaaagaatgtgggaaaTCCTTTGGACACCGGCCAGCCCTCACTGTACATCAGAGAACTCACACAAGAGATAAACCTtataaatgtaatgaatgtgggaaatccttcTGTGTGAAGCCAAAACTCACTGTACATCTGAGACTTCACACaggtgagaaaccctatgaatgtaaagaatgtggTAAAACTTTCTACCAGAAGTCAAAACTCACTGTACACCAGAGAACTCACACAGGTGAGAAACCTTATAAATGTGACGAATGTCAGAAAACCTTTTGTGAAAAGTCAACCCTCAATAGACATCAGAGAacacacacaggagagaagcCCTATGGATGTAAAGAATGTAGGAAAACTTTCTTCCAGAAGTCAGCCCTCACTGTACATCAAAgaactcacacaggagagaagccctatggatgtaatgaatgtggaaaaaCCTTTTGCCAGAAATCACACCTCAGCAAACATCAGAGGACTCACACAGAGGAGAAATCATGTATGGCAGAGACTGGCTGTCTGTACACCCaaactcactttctttttctttggggcACACAGTTAGCCTGCATTTCTCAACCTTCCTTTACTGTGGGTGGGACCATATAA